The Streptomyces sp. NBC_01276 genome includes the window GGTCCCGCCCCCGCGGGGATCCTTCAGGCGGTTGCGATGAGGTCGAGGGTGGATTCGATGGAGTTGAGCTGGGCGACGATGTGCCGTACCCACTTGTCACCCGGGTGGGCGGCGGCGTGGGGTGCGACGGTGCCGGTGATGAACCGGCGGAACGCGGTGAGTTTCTCGTTGATCACCGTCCGTTCGTAGGCTTCCAGGGCTGCTCGCTCGGCTCCGAGCTGGTAGCCGTCGGCCCTGGTCCAGATCAGTGGCGGCCAGCCGTTGGCCGCGATGATGTCGCGCAACGTGGCCAGGCCGGCCCGTACTTGGCTGGGGGAGAGTTCGCTGGCCGCGACGATCTGGTGGAAAAGCAGGCCGGCAGGACGGGCCTCAAAGAGGATGAAGCGGAGTGTGTCGGCGTGCCGCTCTGCGGCCTGGCCCCGGCGCCGGGAGGCGCGGGGCATGGTTACTGGCCGCTCAGAAGACGGGCGAGCTCGCCGTCGACGTCGACCTTGCCGGTGTCGACTGCGGTCTCGATCCAGTCCAGCGTCGCGCGGACGCGGGCTACGTTCTCGTGGACGATCGTCTTCTCGTCCTCGCCGAGGTGGCGGTCCCGCAGCCCCGGAACCGCCCTGCCAGCCGCGGCGACGAAGGAGTGGCAGGCCGTGACCAGGTCCATGAACTCCATGGTCCGCTCGATATGGCGGACCGCCGGCGCGATGGGACTGGTGCGTTCGAAGTGCTCGCGAGCCTGGCGGCCACGCTCGACCTGAGCGTGATTGACCTCGTGGCGGGCCCGGTCATCGGACATGGCCTTGAACGCGACGTCCGGCCGGCGCAGGAGACCTGTGGTGACCTCGGTGGCCACCGACTCGTCCCGGGTCAACTCTTCCACGACCCGGACCTTGTCCTCCCTGCTGACCTGGGCCGCGACCGACGGCCGCCTCAGGAGGCTGGTGGTTACCGCCGCAGCGACGCCTTCGTCGCGGGTCAGTTCCTCTACCGCCCGGACCTTGTCCTCCGAGCTGACCTGCGCGGCCACGTTCGGGCGGCGCAGGAACTCGGTGGTCACCGCCGCAGCCACCTGCTCGTCCCGGGCCAGAGCGTGGATCGCGCTGACCTTCTCCTCAGGCGAGACGGGGGTTTCCACCTGCTGGCCGACCCGGCGGCTGGCGTCGTCGACCGACCAGCGTGTCTTGCCCTTGGGTGGATTGGAGATCGCCAAGAACCGCTCGTCCTCGTTTTCGATCCCGGCCAGGATGCGGTGGACCCTGAACGAGACGTCGGCCCGACGGTGCTCCTTCGGCCACCGTGAAGCGGCCCACCTGGCGGCAGCCACTGTCCCGAAGGACAATCCGATGTCCTCCGCCAGCCTGGTCAGCGACTCACGGACGACCGGAATCCTCTCGCCCGCGGTCCGTCCACCGCGTTCACGCACCGGCTCGATCTCCAAGGAGCGGTCCCCGATGACGAACGACGCTCGGGACTGCTGTTCAACCACTTCGCGCAGCTCAGCGACGATCTGTTTGTATCGCTGTTGGCTGACGCTTCCGACCTCGATGTGATCTTCGGGCATTGGCTTTCACCACCCCGAGCGGACCGGGCACGGCTCCAAAGGCCGTGGCGGAACGCGGTCCGCTGCCCTCACAGCGTCAGACCGAAAATCCGTTGATCGCAACAAACCCCGTGGAATTGAACGGAGTTGGACATAGCGTGACCGGATGGGCGTTCGCGCTGCGGTTACTGTGACCGTTCGCCGAACAATTCGTTCCGGGCCCGCCAGGCCCTCACCTTGCACCGGCCCGAGCAGTACATCGCGTTCGACCGACGGTCCACCCCCGCGATCCACCGCGCCCCGCAGACGGTGCACTCCACGACGCCGGCCCCGTCCCGCACCGCCGCGAGGCGCTTGCGCAACCTCTGCTGGCGGCGCCATGACCTGGAGCGACAGGCCGACGAGCAGAACACCGCATCCGGACCGGCCACCGGCGCCAGCACCTCGTCACACACCTGGCACCGACGCTCACCAACCCGGACAGCGGCAGCAGACACCCCACCAGATTAGGCCGTCAGAGCAGCCAAATCACCGGATCGGAAACAAGTACTGAGCGTGGATTCGCCCGGCGGATCGGTCGGGCGATCCGGCAGAACTCCGACGGGCGGGCCGCCGTCGCGGCACCGGGCACGGTCGCCGCGACGAGATGGCCCGGCAGCCGGGTGTCCGGCCGACGGCCCCGACGGCGCCAGAACCGAGATCGGTCCTCTCGAACACCAACGAGTCCCAGAACGGTGCATCGGTCTGCATGACCAGCACCATCACCGTCCACAACCTGCCGCAGCGCGGCTGAGCAGCGTAGATGGCGGTCGACTCGGCTCAGGCCAGCGCGGCTGCGGAGCGCACGGAGGGAGACGGGCTCTCGGTCGCGGGCCGCTCCCATGGCAACAGGCCCGCTTGTCGATGTCGAGCCAGGTGACATGCTCGCTGTACCCGTCGTGCTTGTCGTCGATCACGCACTCGACTCTGGGTCTGTGTGAAGCGGCTCTCTGGGGCGTTGTGCGTGGACGCGGCGCACGCGCTTCACCGTCACCGCCGCCGGGAGACCGGCAAGGAGGAGGGACAGCCCCACCGGGAGCACCCCGGCCCACACCGTTGGTGAGACATACGCGGTGCCGGATGTGCCGTCCACCAGCCACGCGCGGACCGGTTGCGAATCGATGTCGCCCTCGACGGGGACTTCGAACGACGAGCCGCCGTCGTCCGGGGTGAAGGTACCCGAGCAAAACGTCGACGTTCCCGCATTGGCCACGGTGTTGTCGTACGTCCGGCAGTCGGCTTCGGTCACGGTGCCGGGCTCGCCCCACAGCGCCGCCCGAAGCTCTGCGGTGAAGTTCGTCAGTACGACGTAGGCCAGAAACAGCCCGACCAGACAGGCCAGCGCCAGCCACGGGGCGGGTCCGACCTGCTCCCGCCTGCTCTGTTGCCCGTCCAGAACGTTCCCACCCTCGCTCATCCCCACCCTCGGATCGCCGACGGACCTCCATGGTGACCCATTCGAGATGCCCTCGGAAGCCCGCCATGACGTGCCGGTGGGCTCGCACGATCGTTGAGTCGACCGACACCAGCCGACCGATGTCGTCGGCCGCGGCCTTCTCCGCCCGGACCGCCCGCGGCAGCCGCGAGAACGTCGCTGTCGGGTCGTTTCGGCAACGCGTTGAGGTGCCGCGCCAGACGCCGCGGCCCCGGCCTTGATCCGCCGGATAGGTCCTGGGTGCGAACTCGCATCACCGCTGGTCACAGATCCCGCCTCTGGGCGAGCGCCGTACATGGCGAATCCCGCCACCTAAAGCGCCCAGTCACAGGATGGAGAAGTACACGCTGACCATCAAGGACCAGGGCCGTACCTGCGACGTGAAGCAAGGCGAGCGCCCTGACGGCGAGGTCACGCTCATCATGGGTTCGGAGACCCTGAACGCGATCACCACAGGGAAAGTGCGACCCGAGGAGGCGTTCTTTGGCGGCAAGCTGCGCTTGACGGGCGACCCGCAGCTTGGGCTGAAGGTCTGTCGGTCGTTCGGTCCGGCTTGATCGGCCACCAACATGATGGCCCTCAGCTGCTGGGCGGCTGAGGGCACCACTCCATGCCCGACCCTGGAAGAGGGGTGTGAGGGAGGCGTCGCGGATGGCGCTCAGGTGGTGTTCGACGTGTTGCAGCTCGACGGCCAGGAGGTCCTGACCCGCCCGTACGCCGAGCGCCGGACCCTGCTGGAGGCCCTGTCAGCTTCTCTACACCCTCCGAAGTCACGCCCGGAGCCTACGCAGCCGGTACCGCCGGGTTGGATTCCCTCAATCGCCGCGCCGCTGCTCGTCGGTGGTGTCGGGGGGTGCCCCTATGGGTTTCGTCAAGCGGTGGGTAACGTCCGTGACGGCTGGTCTTGAGCCGGGGAGAGCCTGATTGACCAGGGGCAACGGCTTTGATCGTTGAGTCGGCGTTGTGGAACCGAAGGGGTTGTGCGGATGAGGGTTCTGTTCTTTCCCGATGAGGATGGGGTGGACGTCTCGGGCGGTGCGGCGGATCTCGTCGTCCTGGCCCTCGCCCTCGCCGCGGGAAAGGGCGGCACGGAAACCACCACCTCGGCTGAACCGAGCTTCGGGGGCACTGAACTGGCTTCCGTCGAGGTGGTGAGCACCAGCGGCCCGGGTGTCCGTATCCGAGTTGATTCGGAGCGCAGCGCTCTACTCATCGAGGGTGACCGGCGGGGCTTGACGGCTCTCGCTGACGAAGTTCAGTCGATTGCGGAGATGGACGACGGCGGGCACCAGCACATCGAGTACTTCCCGGATCACTACTACCTTGTCGCTGGGTCACTGGCCATGGTCGTAAACAGTCCTCATGGCGGCATGCCGACTCGATGAACGACTGATAGCAGTGGCTGGCTGTGGTTGGTAGAAGGTTCCGTCGCGGAGCATCGCGAAGAGGACGTCGGCCCTGCGTCGGGCGAGGCAGAGCAGGGCCTGGGTGTGGTGCTTGCCCTGACTGATCTTCTTGTCGTGGTAGGCCCGGGAAGCGGGGTCGGACAGGGCAGCGAACGCGGAGAGGAAGAAGGCCCGTTTGAGCTGCTTGTTTCCTCTCCTGGAGGGCTGTTCGCCACGAATCGAGGAGCCCGAGTTGCGGGTCGTCGGAGCGAGACCCGCATAGGCGGCGAGGTGGGCCGCGGAGGGGAAGTTGCTGCCGTCGCCGACGTCGATGAGGATCCGGGCTCCGGTCCTGATGCCGACTCCCGGCATCGAGATCAGGACCTTCGAAAGAGGGTGGGCCTCCAGTAGTTCTTCGATCCGCCCGGCCGGCAGTTTGCGCTGGTCGAGGACGGCGGTGAGGGAGCCGGCCAGGCTTGGGACGATCAGCGCGGCCGCCTCGGTGCCTGGCACCACCACGGTCTGTTCGTCCAGCGCGGTGAAGATGTCCTCGACCAGTCGCTCGGCCATCCGCGGGGCTTTCGGCCGCAGCAGCGTGACCAGCCTTCGTCGGCCGGCTTTGCGGATCTGGGCCGGTGACCCGAACCGTTCCAGCAGGGCCAGAACTGCCGGGTGCTGCAACCGAGGCCCGAGCACCCGTTCCAGCGATGGATGGACCTGCGTGAGCAGGCCGTGGAGCCGGTTCGCGACCCGGGTCGCTTCGCCGGCCAGGTCGTCGTCGAACCCGACGATCATCTCCAGCCCGGCGATCCCGCGCTCGGCCGGGCCGCGGTCGAAGCGGGGCACCGCCCCCGGCGGATCTTCTGTTCGCCCGAGTGCCGGACCGCGGCCCGCGGCAGCGAGAAGGCGATGGAGAGCCGGACCTGCCCGGTCTGCGACGGCACCTTCGACTCACCCAAAACCATCCGGCAGGTCTACTGTTCCCCGACCTGCCGCAGGGATGCCGAACGCTACCGAGACCAGGCCCGCGAGCAGGACCGGGCCCGCCGCCTCGGCGAAACGCCCCACCCGCCCGCCGCCTCGCCTCCCGTGATGCCCGGCCTGCCGCCGACGGCCAAACCCGCGACACGATCCGCCTACCGCCAGGCCCCGGAACGGGACCCGCTGGAGCCCACCGCAACCCGCGACTGCCCCCACTGCCAGAAGCCCGTCACCATCGTCGCTCTCCTCGCAACGCCGGAAGCCGCCCGCCCCTCCATGCCGACCGGCATTCCCGATGTCGTCCCACTCCGCAGGGCTCCATGACAGCGCCATCAACTTGCCGGCAGCCCGGAAATCCGGCTGCCGACTGCAGGCCCTGATGGCAGAGTCTGCCCATGGCATTCCTACGTTGTGAAGCGGTCCGATGGGTCGATGACGAACCCCAGCCCGGCCTGGTCGAGGTCCGCTTCACAGACGCCCACCACCAGCAGTGGACGTTCGTCGACAAGTGGCCCGTCTTCGCCGGAGGGGACGACTTGGTCCCCGGCACCCGCTACCCCGTCGAGGTCGGCATCCTCTGCGACATCCTGACGACCGGCAACACCGCGGACACTTCGGACACAATCAAGATCTCCGTCACTCCTTGGGGACTCGAATCGCTCGAAGGACACGTCGAGTTCGAAGTGCGGGCTGATCAATTGACCACCAGCTGAGGTTCACGACTACCGGGCCCCGCCGACCTGACGGCCGGCGGGGCCCACGCATGCTCTCCGGCTCCCCACATTCCCCACACCGTTCAAGCGGCGACGAAGTGAGGCGAAGAGCGACAGCGGCCGTTTTCAAGGCTGTGACCGCGCTTCCGTGATGACTACCGCTGGATGAGGATTCGGGCTCTCAGCACGCGGAACGAGGCTCGGCCGTACATCTGCCGCTTGACCGTGTGACCTGGTGAAACCCTCAACCTGCTCAACGAAAGTCCGCCGGCGACACATGGGCATTTCGCAGAGGAACCGCCGCACCCGTAGTCGGACGAGCACCTCTCGGCCGCCGACAGGCTGATCGGCCAGCCGCCGCCAGTACCGGCTGTGAACCCGCCGTGCACCGTTGCCACAGTCCGGACAACGGCCAGGCGGTCCACTACCAACCGCGTCCACAAATAGGGTGCGGCCGGCGACATGCACCCGCTCGATCCTCAGCTCGATTCCCGGAAACAGGACGTCCGACAGTTCACGCAACCCCATACAGAAGTTGTGCCGCGACGAAACGATCCGGCATGCCAGCTTCTGCGGTGGCGATCAGTAGGGGCGCTTGATGTCGTGAGCCTCCAACGCGCTTTCGTAGCAGGCCAGCAACTCGTCGAGGTTGGCCAGCAGGATGGTGGCAGCCTCGTGCGCGTCATCGACGTCGCCCTGGGCGCAGGCTTCCACGATTTCAGCAACGTCGCCGCGCATGATCGACAGTGAGTCCCCCTGGATCAGCACGCCCGGGAAGTGACGTGGCGGCAGGCGGACAACCGCGTCGTTGCCTGGATCCGTGAATAGCTCAG containing:
- a CDS encoding SCP2 sterol-binding domain-containing protein, producing MEKYTLTIKDQGRTCDVKQGERPDGEVTLIMGSETLNAITTGKVRPEEAFFGGKLRLTGDPQLGLKVCRSFGPA
- a CDS encoding transposase family protein, producing the protein MGLRELSDVLFPGIELRIERVHVAGRTLFVDAVGSGPPGRCPDCGNGARRVHSRYWRRLADQPVGGREVLVRLRVRRFLCEMPMCRRRTFVEQVEGFTRSHGQAADVRPSLVPRAESPNPHPAVVITEARSQP
- a CDS encoding RacP protein — its product is MPRASRRRGQAAERHADTLRFILFEARPAGLLFHQIVAASELSPSQVRAGLATLRDIIAANGWPPLIWTRADGYQLGAERAALEAYERTVINEKLTAFRRFITGTVAPHAAAHPGDKWVRHIVAQLNSIESTLDLIATA
- a CDS encoding DUF6192 family protein, which encodes MPEDHIEVGSVSQQRYKQIVAELREVVEQQSRASFVIGDRSLEIEPVRERGGRTAGERIPVVRESLTRLAEDIGLSFGTVAAARWAASRWPKEHRRADVSFRVHRILAGIENEDERFLAISNPPKGKTRWSVDDASRRVGQQVETPVSPEEKVSAIHALARDEQVAAAVTTEFLRRPNVAAQVSSEDKVRAVEELTRDEGVAAAVTTSLLRRPSVAAQVSREDKVRVVEELTRDESVATEVTTGLLRRPDVAFKAMSDDRARHEVNHAQVERGRQAREHFERTSPIAPAVRHIERTMEFMDLVTACHSFVAAAGRAVPGLRDRHLGEDEKTIVHENVARVRATLDWIETAVDTGKVDVDGELARLLSGQ